In Cryptomeria japonica chromosome 5, Sugi_1.0, whole genome shotgun sequence, the genomic window CGCAAAAATAAAACATGTAGCAACAATTAAATCTAGCTGTAACTAGGAAATTGGAATAAAGCATTATGCAACCACAAAACATAACAAGCTAAGAAattaatcctaatacattcaatgaaagaaggaaaaacaagatttTAAAACAAAAGCGCAAACCACATGTAAAATTCTtcttccttgacctccattgtttgtCTTTATCCTTCAAatatgttgtggatctcacctacaaagcacaATTGCAACTAAAAGCAAGATTTGCAAGCAGAATTGACAGCGTAAAGATACTCAAAATGTGGTTGAAAATCAATGAGAAAAGGCttcaaattataaaaaaattgatattaatCGGATGactaagattgaaaagattttttgatAGATGGATGGGCCTGATTGAGTACATAGTAGAACTGTCATTCAGGgaaagatgaagatagaagaaagcaaaagGGAAGATatcatgagaataaataataaatcctttaattatcttctcataaatattaaattagcaagttgaaaatatcaaaaagattttaataattaaatttttttaaatatcttcATTTCAAAAGGTAAATAGtagaattgaaaataaataaataaaatatcctctcTCAAAAAACATATTTTTGAAGAtgctcattttttaatttaaaaattaagattaatgagatattgccaaaaagattgatttttgaaaatcaaggaaagatattagtttccaaatttgaaaataagGAGGATTTTATgagaatatttaataattaaaaattattaaatatctccatataagaggataaaatggaagaataaatttaaaaaacatttaaaaaagagGAAATATCCTCACATGggaggataaatagagataattagtaaataattatcTTCTCACAAAAAGCAGatgaagatgaattaataaataaatttactaattatctttattttggaggaaaataaatatgataaattaattaaaaaatgatttattaatttattgctcatatttatgaattagttaattaaataaaataaatttatttaattaatggacaaaagggacaaataaataaattatgaaatttatttatttaagacttGGAAGATTTGTTAGTAAAAAATGGgtgtttgattaattaattaaacctaagaggcactaTGCACATAATATGTTAAAAAATAGGAGACAtgggtgttgaccattttttaatgTCTACACTAGCAAATATGCTAGTATTCTACAACACTAAATTCTTCACGCACAAACTATTTTATCTCAAGGAAAGAAACATATATGGATATCAAATATAAAATTGTAGATATAAAAGTTGTGCATATATCAACATATGAAAAAGCTTGAATCAATGATACTAATTTTGCCCTTAATATTGTTGAAGAAATAATCAAAACTTACCACAATTATTAGGAATCACAACCTTTATTATAGGCATCCATTTCACCATTAAATCCTACAAATATAGACCACAATTATAAAGTACAACACTAACGTTATTGGATATTATGATTGTCATATAGGAAAGAATAAGCTCATTGTTTGTATGAGATAAATCACTGTTATTTGTAAGGAAGCAATTTAAAGTCATTGTTATGTATTCAAATTAAATTGTATTAATATTAAAgaatatggatcattacaatcttATGGACAATTGTATGTTTGAAATGATATCTTTTTAATTATTAGCTAAAAATTATCAAATCAGCATAATGATAAATACATcgaaaaacaaatcaaaatactTTGACATGTCAAACAAGAAAATGTCTACTTACTAACTATTGAGTTAAATCAAAGCCATCTTTTAAAGAGAAACCATTTGGCTAAAAAATTCATTAGAACTGCTCAACAAGATCTTAATACCTTATGAGTAAAGATCAACACTCATAACATCATGACTATAACACAAATAATGTTGTTGTCACTCACTAGGCAATTCTTCATACTAAATATAGTAGCTCTCCACACTCTACTATTGCATTTATTTTTGCTAAATGAGTGGGATTGATCTACCAACTACACAACCAATGTGATATATGCATATGCATAGTAGTGGCGAGTCATATTTGGAGTGTATAGTTTCATCCTTCACAAATTCTTGTAAAAAAGGGAGGATATTTCCCTTAAGTGATGGTCTTTTAGTGACATGTTTGAAGTTTTGTTCCTATTGAAGAATCTAAGAGAAAAAGTATTGTATGGTGGTGTGTAAATTAAATGTGATGGAGGAGAAAGGAGATAAAAATTTCACTTGATATGTAAAGTTGAAGGCCAATGCAAAGTTTCAAAGGATATATTTTCAACCAAGAGGGATGAGGAAGTAGATTTTTGCAACTAGGTTTTTAGGAGACAAAGGATGGGTGATTAAGATAAGGAGAGAGATGTAGATCTTAATGTAGGTGTGAATGGAGGATATCGACTAATAAGAGTGAGTAAGAGATCAATGATGATCTCTAAAACACATCTAAAAAGGAGGCAAGCCCCAATTTtttataggaaaaataaaataGTAGAAGAGTGTTATTGGAAGCAATATTGAGTTAGAACCTTCAAAATAAGCaagatattatttatttatttaaaataattattaaaaattatttgaatcgATTTTGATTTAATTATTAGAATGATCTTGTACCTGTATAACTCTCTAAGCTGTGCTAACTTAACAACCCCATCATGAAAGCTTTCAAACTCTCCGCAATCTCCAAAACAATCACGCATGAACAATACCCCAAGATTTTGTAGCTTGCCCACTGCGTAAGGAAGACTCTGTAAACCAGAACAAACCATCCATGGACAAAGTCCAGAGTTGTGGCAAGTCACCTATTGTGCTGGGAAGATTCCTTAGCCCTGTACAACTCAGCAAGTCTAGCGATTGTAGTTGAGCTAAATTATCTATGGTGCTGGGAAGGCTTCTTAGACTTGGACAGCCTTTCAAATGCAACCGTTCTAGCCGCATCAAGTTGTCCACATTATCAGGAAGGCTTGTTAAACTGGTACAGTCACTCAAATGTAACTCCTTCAATTGTGACAAGTTACCAAGTGTGTTTGGAAGTGTTGTGAGAGCCATACAATCTTCCAGATACAAGCACTGGAGGTTCACCAAGCTGTCAACTGTTTTTGGGATTCTCGTAAGACTTGACACTGCTCTACACTTTAAATCCTGACTCGCGACCAATTACTATCCAACTGGAATCTGTTTCTTGATGTTAACCATGTATATGTATCATTTAATTCACAATTTCTAATTTTTATCCATAACAAATTCGGAGCTAAGTTTCCAATGTTGCCCACTACTTTTGTGTTTTGCACAGCAAGGTAACGTAGGGAATGCATTCTATGCAAGCTAACGAGCTCTTTTCCATTCTCTCCTGTCTAAACAAGCATGATCACTACATCTGCTATGTCTTTGCTCAAAGCTCTATGTGCACCCATTGGCAGCCACAGTCTGCTATTATTAGCACCGTCCTCTTAATTCCTCTTCCCATTCCCCGCACAAGGTCATGCATATCGAGGGGATCTTGAAGGTCGCAGTCATTTATAAGCATTTTCAGCGAAAGGTTCTTGATGACTGTTTGAACTCTGCTTGGGTATAAAACTTCCCAGAAGGTAACAACATCCTTTTtcctttcaccaccaaagcaacaGGCTATATCTAGAAATATTTCCTTCTCAACATGGCTAAGTCCATCATAACTGATTTGAAGGACTCCagatatttcttgattttctccAATGTTATAGAGAGCTTCTTCCCAGCATTGGATGTCGTTGGGCTCCTTCTTATCAAGCAAATATGCTCCAATGACTTGTAATGAAAGAGGATTCCCTCGACAGGCTCTTGCAATTCCTGTAGAAAGCTCTTTGTAGGGGGTCTCAGGGAGTGCCCTCGAGAAAGAGTGCCAACTAAACAATTGAAGAGCTTCATCCTCCCTGAGCCCACTCATTTTAAGAACTGATTCAACCTTAGCAAGATTGAGTATGTGCTGGTCTCGGGATGTAATGATGATTCTGCTACCAGACCCAAACCAATCCCCTTTCACCGCATCCAAGTGGCTGTCATCATTAACATCGTCCAATATGACAAGGGCACAAACTCCTCGCAATAGGTTTCTCATCAGAGCTTTTCCCTCGGCAACACTTGAAACTTCTCCGTGGTAATTCACCAGTCGTCTTAGAATCACCTGTTGCAAGTCCACAAGGGTAGTATTTTTCTGTGCAAAGAAATAAGCATCAAACTTAGCATAAGTTGTATTGTAAACAGCCTTGCCCAAGGTGGTTTTACCGACGCCACTTATACCGCTGACTCCCACTCTCTCTGTGCCATGCCATGAACTCAGATTTAATCTATTGAGTAGGTCACAAATATCTGTTTGGAGTCCCACAAGATGCTCAGGGACATCCAGTGGAGTAATCTTCAAGGTATTTAACACgtctttcacaatttttttttatcagtcTTCCTTCCTACTTG contains:
- the LOC131876088 gene encoding disease resistance protein RUN1-like yields the protein MRKSNSHVTVGLHIPNKYMEERVGVSGISGVGKTTLGKAVYNTTYAKFDAYFFAQKNTTLVDLQQVILRRLVNYHGEVSSVAEGKALMRNLLRGVCALVILDDVNDDSHLDAVKGDWFGSGSRIIITSRDQHILNLAKVESVLKMSGLREDEALQLFSWHSFSRALPETPYKELSTGIARACRGNPLSLQVIGAYLLDKKEPNDIQCWEEALYNIGENQEISGVLQISYDGLSHVEKEIFLDIACCFGGERKKDVVTFWEVLYPSRVQTVIKNLSLKMLINDCDLQDPLDMHDLVRGMGRGIKRTVLIIADCGCQWVHIEL